Proteins from one Bacteroidota bacterium genomic window:
- the rnc gene encoding ribonuclease III — protein sequence MFFSRFRQFLSSFFGSSDRKLHVLYSRVDWNQLESALRYPIRNKDYFVRALVHRSFIPISPVEALQSNERMEFIGDSILNFVVAEYLFEQYPEKEEGELTILRARLVNRKALAFCAKEIDLKKFMLTHTNSAGVQEKGFDTILADAYEAIIAALYLDGGMTNAKNFILTRLSSALANGYLKESDQNFKSELLELSQAKGKGIPRYQTLKEEGPDHDRTFTIQVLVGNDPMGIGVGKNKKEAEQAAAEEAVGKLQKE from the coding sequence GTGTTTTTTTCGCGATTTCGTCAATTTCTCAGCTCATTCTTCGGCAGTTCTGACCGGAAACTCCACGTTCTCTATTCCCGCGTTGACTGGAACCAATTAGAATCAGCACTCCGTTATCCAATTCGGAACAAAGATTATTTTGTTCGCGCATTGGTACATCGCTCATTCATCCCAATTTCTCCTGTAGAAGCATTGCAGTCCAACGAGCGAATGGAATTTATCGGCGATTCGATCCTCAATTTTGTTGTTGCAGAGTATCTGTTTGAACAGTATCCGGAAAAAGAAGAAGGGGAGTTGACGATCCTTCGCGCCCGATTGGTGAACAGGAAGGCGCTAGCATTTTGTGCGAAAGAGATCGATCTGAAGAAGTTTATGCTGACGCATACCAACTCCGCCGGTGTGCAGGAAAAAGGTTTCGACACCATTCTTGCCGATGCATACGAAGCAATTATTGCAGCGTTATATTTGGACGGCGGGATGACGAATGCAAAAAATTTTATTCTCACACGCTTATCGTCTGCCCTCGCGAACGGATATTTGAAAGAAAGCGACCAGAATTTCAAAAGTGAATTGTTGGAACTTTCGCAGGCAAAGGGAAAAGGAATTCCGCGCTATCAAACGTTGAAAGAAGAAGGACCCGATCACGACCGGACTTTCACCATCCAAGTATTGGTGGGGAACGATCCGATGGGAATCGGAGTCGGGAAGAACAAAAAAGAAGCAGAACAAGCAGCAGCGGAAGAAGCGGTGGGGAAGTTGCAGAAAGAGTAA